In the genome of Streptomyces violaceoruber, the window CTTCTCGGACTCCTTCTTGAACTCGGCGAAGAACTTGTCGAGCACCGCCTCCGGGTCCGAGATCTTCCCGTACGCGCCGAGGTAGGTGATGCCCTTGGCGGTCGCCATTTCACTGGGGTCGGGGGCAGTGCTCGGGTCCGAAGGGTCGTACCCCGTGAGGTCCGCGGTGGTGTAGAAACCGGTCACGCTCGTGCCGTCCTTGACGCCACTCTTCTCAAGGTCCTTGACCGTGTCCGAGTCGGTCTCGGCGGCCTCGTCGCTGGCGCGCTTGTAATCGGTGAGCACCGTCGCCGGCGTCGTCAGCTTGTGGGCGCCGTCGTCCTCCAGGCCGCCCGCGCCACCGCCGCCGCCGATCACGAAGTAGACCCCCACGCCGATCGCCGCCACGACGGCGACCGCGCCGATGATCAGACCGGCCTTCTTCTTGCCGCCACCGCCCGGAGCCGGTGGCTGGGGCATGCCGTACGGCTGCTGACCGTAGGGCGGCTGCTGGCCGTAAGGGGGCTGCTGGCCGTAGCCGGGCTGCTGGCCGTACGGCGGAGCCTGCGGGGGGACGCCGCCCTGCTGGGGCTGCTGCGGGTAGCCGTAGCCCGGCTGCTGCGGGGGAGGCGTCTGCTGGGGGTAGCCGTAGCCGGGCTGGGGAGCCTGCGGCGGCTGCTGACCGTACGGGCCCGGCTGGCCGTACGGTCCGGGCTGCTGGGGCTGCCCGCCGTACGGGCCCGGCTGGTTGTGACTCATTCCTGGGTTCCCCCTCGGATGCTTTACGTGGTTCTGACATCCTGACTCAGACCTGGCGTGCGCAGGTCACCGGGGGCCGCACCGTTACAGAAGAAACGCGTTTCGGGACAGCGCCGTGACGCCCGTAAACTGACCCCGTGACCGAGAACTCTCAGCAGCCGCAGCCCGCACCCAGCACCGAACTGCCGACCCAGTACACGCCGGCCGAGGTAGAGGGGCAGCTGTACGAGCGCTGGGTGGAACGGGGTTACTTCGAAGCCGACGCGAAGAGCGACAAGCCGCCGTACACCGTCGTCATCCCGCCGCCGAACGTCACGGGCAGCCTGCATCTCGGGCACGCCTTCGAGCACACGCTCATCGACGCCCTGACCCGCCGCAAGCGCATGCAGGGCTACGAGACGCTGTGGCAGCCCGGCATGGACCACGCCGGCATCGCCACCCAGAACGTCGTCGAGCGCGAGCTGGGCAAGGAGGGCAAGTCCCGGCACGACCTCGGCCGGGAGGCCTTCGTCGAGCGCGTCTGGCAGTGGAAGAGCGAGTCCGGAGGGCAGATTTCCGGCCAGATGCGCCGCCTCGGCGACGCGGTCGCCTGGTCGCGCGAGCGCTTCACGATGGACGAGGGCCTCTCCCAGGCCGTCCAGACCATCTTCAAGCGGCTCTACGACGACGAGCTGATCTACCGCGCCGAGCGCATCATCAACTGGTGCCCGCGCTGTCTGACCGCGATCTCCGACATCGAGGTCGAGTACCAGGACGACGACGGCGAGCTGGTCTCCATGAAGTACGGGGAGGGCGACGAGACCATCGTCGTCGCCACCACCCGCGCGGAGACGATGCTCGGCGACACCGCCGTCGCCGTCCACCCCGAGGACGAGCGCTACAAGCACCTGGTCGGCAAGCTCATCAAGCTGCCGCTGACCGACCGCTCCATCCCGGTCGTCGCCGACGAGCACGTCGACCCCGAGTTCGGCACCGGCGCCGTCAAGGTGACGCCCGCCCACGACCCGAACGACTTCGAGATCGGCCAGCGGCACGGCCTGCCGTCCATCGCCGTGATGGACGAGCACGCCGTCATCACCGCCCACGGCCCCTTCCAGGGCCAGGACCGCCTGGAGGCCCGCTCCGCCATCGTCGCCGCGCTGCGCGCCGAGGGCCGGATCGTCGCCGAGAAGCGGCCCTACGTCCACTCCGTCGGCCACTGCTCGCGCTGCAAGACCACCATCGAGCCGCGCCTGTCCATGCAGTGGTGGGTCAAGGTCGGTCCGCTGGCGAAGGCCGCCGGTGACGCGGTCCGCGACGGCAAGGTCAAGATCCACCCGCAGGAGATGGAGAAGCGGTACTTCGACTGGGTCGACAACCTCCACGACTGGTGCATCTCGCGCCAGCTGTGGTGGGGCCACCGCATCCCCGTCTGGTACGGCCCCGAGGGCGAGGTCGTCTGCGTCGGACCCGGCGAGGAGCCGCCGAGCGGCGAGGGCTGGTACCAGGACTCCGACGTCCTGGACACCTGGTTCTCCTCCGGCCTGTGGCCGTTCTCCACGCTCGGCTGGCCCGAGCAGACCGAGTCGCTCGCGAAGTTCTACCCGAACTCCGTCCTGGTCACCGGCTACGACATCCTCTTCTTCTGGGTCGCCCGGATGATGATGTTCGGCCTCTACGCGATGGACGGCACCCCGCCGTTCCACACCATCGCCCTGCACGGCATGGTCCGTGACCAGAACGGCAAGAAGATGTCCAAGTCCTTCGGGAACGTGGTCAACCCGCTGGACTGGATGGACAAGTACGGCTCCGACGCCCTGCGCTTCACCCTCGCGCGCGGCGCCAACCCGGGCGTCGACGTCCCGATCGGCGAGGACTGGGTCCAGGGTTCCCGCAACTTCGCCAACAAGATCTGGAACGCCACCCGCTTCGCGCTGATGAACGGCGCGACGGTCGAGGGCCCGCTGCCGGACGCGTCGAGGATGTCCTCGACCGACCGCTGGATCCTCTCCCGCCTGAACTCGGTCGTCGCCGAGGTCGACGCGTACTACGAGGACTACCAGTTCGCGAAGCTCTCCGACGCCCTGTTCCACTTCGCCTGGGACGAGGTCTTCGACTGGTACGTCGAGCTGTCCAAGACCACCTTCCAGGCGGGCGGCGAGGCGGCCGAGGTCTCGAAGCGCGTCCTGGGCGAGGTCCTGGACGTGACGCTGCGTCTCCTCCACCCGGTCGTCCCCTTCGTCACGGAGACGCTGTGGACGACGCTCACGGGCGGCGAGTCGGTCGTCATCGCCGAGTGGCCGACGGACTCCGGTTTCCGGGACGCCGGCGCCGAGCGGGAGATCGAGACCGTCCAGTCGGTCATCACCGAGGTCCGCCGCTTCCGTGCCGACCAGGGGCTCCAGCCCGGCCAGCGGGTCCCGGCCCGGCTCACCCTCGCGGGCAGCGCGCTCGCGGCCCACGAGGCGGCCGTCCGGCAGCTGCTGCGGCTCCAGCCGGAGGGCGACGCCTTCACGGCGACGGCCACGCTGCCGGTCGCCGGCGTCGAGGTGGCCCTCGACCTCTCCGGGGTCATCGACTTCGCCGCCGAGCGCAAGCGGCTGGCGAAGGACCTCGCGGCGGCGGAGAAGGAGAAGGCCCAGGCGAACGCCAAGCTCGGCAACGAGGCGTTCCTGGCGAAGGCACCGGACCAGGTCGTGGACAAGATCCGGGGCCGCCTGGCCAAGGCGGACGAGGACATCACCCGCATCACCGCCCAGCTGGAGAAGCTGCCGGAGGCGTAGTCGCCGCCGCCTGCGGGCAGTCGTGCCGCTGGGGCGGCACGGGTGGGCGCGGCGGCACCCCGCAGGCGCGGGCGAGCACACCCACCGTGACGGCAACCGAAGGCGCCTCGGGCCCGATCGGCTCCGGGCACCCTCGGTTGACGGCGGGTGGGTCGCCCGGCCCGGCGCTGACGGGGTGCCGCCGCGCCCACCCTCCCCCACTCTCGGCTTCGCTCGAGCGGGGGGACCCCCATCGCCCCAGGCGGCCCGACTGCCCGCGGTTACGGGGGACCGGGTACGTAGACTGGTCCCCGTGAGCGACAACCCCGGCCAGAACGACCAGCCCGACCCCTCCGCCCCCCTCGACTCCTTCGACGAGATCATCGACGCGGAGACCACCCGCGACCCCGACCTCGCCGTCATCGAGGCCGGCAGCCGCACCCTGCGCACCCAGGGCGGCCCCCCGGAGGCCGACGTCCCCGGGCGCCCGGAGGACCCCGAGGTGGACGCGGCCCTGCGCGCCGTCGAGACGGAGCTGGCCGGCCGCTGGGGCGAGACCAAGCTGGAGCCGTCCGTCACCAGGATCGCCGCGCTGATGGACGTACTGGGCGAGCCGCAGCGCTCGTACCCCTCCATCCACATCACCGGGACCAACGGCAAGACCTCCACCGCCCGCATGATCGAGGCCTTGCTCGGCGCCTTCGATCTGCGCACCGGGCGGTACACCTCGCCGCACGTGCAGTCGATCACCGAGCGGATCAGCCTGGACGGGGCGCCGATCTCCGCCGAGCGGTTCATCGAGACCTACGAGGACATCAAGCCGTACGTCGAGATGGTCGACGCGCAGCAGGAGTACCGGCTGTCCTTCTTCGAGGTGCTGACCGGCATGGCGTACGCCGCCTTCGCCGACGCACCCGTGGACGTGGCCGTCGTCGAGGTCGGGATGGGCGGCTCCTGGGACGCCACCAACGTCATCGACGGGGACGTGGCCGTCGTCACCCCCATCGACCTGGACCACACCGACCGGCTCGGCGGGACGCCCGGCGAGATCGCGGTCGAGAAGGCCGGCATCGTCAAGCAGGACGCCACCGTCATCCTGGCCCAGCAGCCGGTGGACGCGGCGCAGGTGATGCTGAAGAAGGCCGTCGACGTCAACGCCACCGTGGCCCGCGAGGGGCTGGAGTTCGGCGTCGTGGCCCGCGAGGTCGCCGTCGGCGGGCAGCTGGTCACCCTGCGCGGACTGGGCGGCGAGTACACCGAGGTCTACCTGCCGCTGCACGGCGCCCACCAGGCGCACAACGCGGCGGTCGCGCTGGCCGCCGTCGAGGCGTTCTTCGGCGTCGGCGCGCAGCGTCCCGAGCCGCTGGACGTCGACACCGTGCGCAAGGCCTTCGCCTCCGTCGCCTCGCCGGGGCGGATGGAGGTGGTGCGGCGCTCGCCGACCGTGGTCCTCGACGCCGCGCACAACCCGGCCGGCGCCCGGGTCACCGCCGAGGCGGTGGGGGAGGCCTTCCAGTTCAGCCGCCTCATCGGGGTGGTCGGCGCCAGCGCCGACAAGAACGTGCGGGGGCTCCTCGAAGCCTTCGAGCCGGTCTTCGCCGAGGTCGTCGTCACCCAGAACTCCAGCCACCGCGCGATGGACGCCGACGAGCTGGCCGCGGTCGCCGTCGAGGTCTTCGGCGACGACCGCGTCCAGGTCGAGCCGCGGCTGCCGGACGCCCTGGAGGCCGCGATCACGCTGGCCGAGGAGGAGGGCGAGTTCGCCGGCGGCGGTGTGCTCGTCACCGGTTCCGTCATCACCGTCGGCGAGGCCCGACTGCTCCTGAGGAGGGGCTGAGAAACCGTGCGTACGCTCTGTGCTTCGACGCTGATCGGCGAGTTCTTCGTGATCGGCTTCGCCGGACTGGTCGCCATGAAGGACCCGGACCTGTCCATGGGGACGGTGTGGACGGTCAGCGGCATCGCGATGGTCCTCAGCGTGCTGCTGTGCGGGGTCATCACCCGGCCCGGCGGGATCGCCCTCGGCTGGGCGCTGCAGATCGCGCTGATCGCCGCCGGCTTCGTGGTGCCGACCATGTTCTTCCTCGGCGCGATCTTCGCCGCCCTGTGGTGGGCCTCCGTGCACTACGGGCGGAAGATCGACGAGGCGAAGGCGCGGTTCGCGGCCCAGGCCGAGGCCTCCGCACCCGACCCCGCCTGAGTGCGGAACGCGGCCGACGGGGCCCGGTAGGCCTGACGCTGCGTGACGGACGCCGCGACACGCCCGGTAACCTCTGTCATCACCCGCACGACCGCACATCTCGAACACCTCCAAGGGAGCCCTCGTGACCCAGCGCAGCCTCGTCCTCCTCAAGCCCGACGCCGTCCGTCGTGGCCTGACCGGCGAGATCATCAGCCGCATCGAGCGCAAGGCCGGCTGGCAGATCACCGCGCTGGAACTGCGCACCCTGGACACCGAGACGCTGGAGCAGCACTACGGCGAGCACAAGGGCAAGCCCTTCTACGAGCCGCTGGTCGAGTTCATGGCCTCCGGGCCGGTCGTGGCGATGGTCGTCGAGGGCGAGCGGGTCATCGAGGGCGTGCGCGCGCTGGCCGGTCCGACCGACCCGATCGCCGCCGCCCCGGGCTCCATCCGCGGGGACTACGGCGTGATCGTCCGCGAGAACCTGATCCACGCCTCCGACTCCGAGGAGTCCGCCGAGCGCGAGCTGAAGATCTTCTTCCCGGGCCGGGTCTGATCCTTCTTCGGGACACGCCGGGAGCGCCTTTTTTCTGACGCCATGTCAGTCGAATGGACCGGGCGGAGCCGGGGCGGTCGCGTAAAAGCGACCGCCCTGTGGCATATGCGCGCCTGTTCGGGGGAACGGATGCCACCGTTGGCCCGTCTCCACAAGCGAGGCGGTGCGCCATCTGCTGACAATGGCGAAGACCCTCGCGCAGTGTTCGCGAAAGCGCGTCTACGATGGAAGCCTCCACGCGTCACTGCACCCACTTCGCCTACCTGAAAAGCCCTCAAAAGCTCCTGGGAAGGCCAGTCGAATCCTGATGGGGAACTCAATGTCGTTCATCGGCCGTGACATGGCTGTCGACCTCGGGACCGCCAACACGCTGGTGTACGTCAGGGGTCGCGGGATCGTACTCAACGAGCCGTCCGTCGTCGCGATCAACACCAACACCGGTGGCATCCTCGCGGTCGGCGCCGAAGCGAAGAAGATGATCGGGCGCACGCCCGGCAACATCGTTGCCGTGCGCCCGCTGAAGGACGGCGTCATCGCCGACTTCGAGATCACCGAGCGGATGCTCCGCTACTTCATCCTGAAGATCCACAAGCGGCGGTATCTGGCTCGGCCGCGGGTCGTCGTCTGTGTGCCCTCGGGCATCACCGGCGTCGAGCGCCGCGCCGTCATCGAGGCGTCGTCCCAGGCCGGCGCCCGGCAGGTGCACATCATCGAGGAGCCCATGGCCGCGGCCATCGGCTCCGGCCTGCCGGTCCACGAGGCCACGGGCAACATGGTGGTGGACATCGGCGGCGGCACCACGGAGGTCGCGGTCATCTCGCTCGGCGGCATCGTCACGGCCCAGTCCATCCGCGTCGCGGGTGACGAGCTGGACAACGCGATCATCCAGCACGTGAAGAAGGAGTACAGCCTTCTGCTGGGTGAGCGCACGGCCGAACAGATCAAGATCACGATCGGTTCGGCGTACGACCTCGACTCCGACGAGCACACCGAAATCCGCGGCCGGGACCTCGTCTCCGGGCTGCCCAAGACCGTCGTCATCTCCGCCGCCGAAGTGCGCAAGGCGATCGAGGAGCCGGTCAACGCCATCGTCGACGCCGTCAAGACGACCCTCGACAAGTGTCCGCCGGAGCTGTCCGGCGACATCATGGACCGGGGCATCGTCCTGACCGGCGGCGGCGCGCTGCTGCGCGGGCTCGACGAACGGCTGCGCCGGGAGACCGGGATGCCGATCCACATCGCCGAGGACCCGCTGGACAGCGTGGCGCTCGGCAGCGGCAAGTGCGTCGAGGAGTTCGAGGCGCTCCAGCAGGTGCTGGACGCCTCGCCCCGCAGATGACGTAACACTTCGGTTCCGCCGTACGAGACGATCTCCTCTCGTGCGGCGGATCGTTGATATAGAGGGTTGCGGTACCGGATGCGCGTGAAGCGCCCGACGTACCGAATCAGCTCAATTCCTGAACACCGCCACGTACATTCCGAGATTCCCGAATTCCGACGAGGAAGGCACGGCCGCCGCACGTGAGGGACACGAAAGAGAGCCGGCTGCTCCTGGTACTGCTGATCGCCATCGCGTTCGCACTGATCACGGTGGACATCCGCGGCGGGGAGGACTCACCGGTCGACGGTGCCCGGCAGGCCGCCGCCAACGTCTTCGGTCCGATCGAGAACGGGGTCTCCTCCGCGGTCGACCCCGTCGGCAACGCGGTCTCCGCGGTCCGCGACTCCGGCGACCGGCACGACCGGCTCGCGCGGCTGGAGACGGAGAACGCGGCCCTCAAGGCGAAGCTCGGCAGCGACGAGCGCGGCCGCAGCCGGCTGAAGCAGTTCGACAAGATGCTCGGGCTGGCCGGCGCCGGACAGTACGGCATCAAGGGTGCCCAGGTCATCGCCATAGGAGCGGCCCAGGGCTTCTCCTGGACCATCACCATCGACGCCGGTGCCAACGACGGCGTGAAGCGCGACATGACCGTCCTCAACGGTGACGGCCTCGTCGGACGCGTGACCACCGTCGG includes:
- the ndk gene encoding nucleoside-diphosphate kinase, with translation MTQRSLVLLKPDAVRRGLTGEIISRIERKAGWQITALELRTLDTETLEQHYGEHKGKPFYEPLVEFMASGPVVAMVVEGERVIEGVRALAGPTDPIAAAPGSIRGDYGVIVRENLIHASDSEESAERELKIFFPGRV
- a CDS encoding valine--tRNA ligase; this encodes MTENSQQPQPAPSTELPTQYTPAEVEGQLYERWVERGYFEADAKSDKPPYTVVIPPPNVTGSLHLGHAFEHTLIDALTRRKRMQGYETLWQPGMDHAGIATQNVVERELGKEGKSRHDLGREAFVERVWQWKSESGGQISGQMRRLGDAVAWSRERFTMDEGLSQAVQTIFKRLYDDELIYRAERIINWCPRCLTAISDIEVEYQDDDGELVSMKYGEGDETIVVATTRAETMLGDTAVAVHPEDERYKHLVGKLIKLPLTDRSIPVVADEHVDPEFGTGAVKVTPAHDPNDFEIGQRHGLPSIAVMDEHAVITAHGPFQGQDRLEARSAIVAALRAEGRIVAEKRPYVHSVGHCSRCKTTIEPRLSMQWWVKVGPLAKAAGDAVRDGKVKIHPQEMEKRYFDWVDNLHDWCISRQLWWGHRIPVWYGPEGEVVCVGPGEEPPSGEGWYQDSDVLDTWFSSGLWPFSTLGWPEQTESLAKFYPNSVLVTGYDILFFWVARMMMFGLYAMDGTPPFHTIALHGMVRDQNGKKMSKSFGNVVNPLDWMDKYGSDALRFTLARGANPGVDVPIGEDWVQGSRNFANKIWNATRFALMNGATVEGPLPDASRMSSTDRWILSRLNSVVAEVDAYYEDYQFAKLSDALFHFAWDEVFDWYVELSKTTFQAGGEAAEVSKRVLGEVLDVTLRLLHPVVPFVTETLWTTLTGGESVVIAEWPTDSGFRDAGAEREIETVQSVITEVRRFRADQGLQPGQRVPARLTLAGSALAAHEAAVRQLLRLQPEGDAFTATATLPVAGVEVALDLSGVIDFAAERKRLAKDLAAAEKEKAQANAKLGNEAFLAKAPDQVVDKIRGRLAKADEDITRITAQLEKLPEA
- a CDS encoding rod shape-determining protein, with amino-acid sequence MSFIGRDMAVDLGTANTLVYVRGRGIVLNEPSVVAINTNTGGILAVGAEAKKMIGRTPGNIVAVRPLKDGVIADFEITERMLRYFILKIHKRRYLARPRVVVCVPSGITGVERRAVIEASSQAGARQVHIIEEPMAAAIGSGLPVHEATGNMVVDIGGGTTEVAVISLGGIVTAQSIRVAGDELDNAIIQHVKKEYSLLLGERTAEQIKITIGSAYDLDSDEHTEIRGRDLVSGLPKTVVISAAEVRKAIEEPVNAIVDAVKTTLDKCPPELSGDIMDRGIVLTGGGALLRGLDERLRRETGMPIHIAEDPLDSVALGSGKCVEEFEALQQVLDASPRR
- the folC gene encoding bifunctional tetrahydrofolate synthase/dihydrofolate synthase; translated protein: MSDNPGQNDQPDPSAPLDSFDEIIDAETTRDPDLAVIEAGSRTLRTQGGPPEADVPGRPEDPEVDAALRAVETELAGRWGETKLEPSVTRIAALMDVLGEPQRSYPSIHITGTNGKTSTARMIEALLGAFDLRTGRYTSPHVQSITERISLDGAPISAERFIETYEDIKPYVEMVDAQQEYRLSFFEVLTGMAYAAFADAPVDVAVVEVGMGGSWDATNVIDGDVAVVTPIDLDHTDRLGGTPGEIAVEKAGIVKQDATVILAQQPVDAAQVMLKKAVDVNATVAREGLEFGVVAREVAVGGQLVTLRGLGGEYTEVYLPLHGAHQAHNAAVALAAVEAFFGVGAQRPEPLDVDTVRKAFASVASPGRMEVVRRSPTVVLDAAHNPAGARVTAEAVGEAFQFSRLIGVVGASADKNVRGLLEAFEPVFAEVVVTQNSSHRAMDADELAAVAVEVFGDDRVQVEPRLPDALEAAITLAEEEGEFAGGGVLVTGSVITVGEARLLLRRG
- a CDS encoding DUF4233 domain-containing protein, which produces MRTLCASTLIGEFFVIGFAGLVAMKDPDLSMGTVWTVSGIAMVLSVLLCGVITRPGGIALGWALQIALIAAGFVVPTMFFLGAIFAALWWASVHYGRKIDEAKARFAAQAEASAPDPA